One genomic window of Ziziphus jujuba cultivar Dongzao chromosome 4, ASM3175591v1 includes the following:
- the LOC107416783 gene encoding 7-deoxyloganetin glucosyltransferase-like isoform X1 — MDSNSRKPDKPHVVFLPFPAQGHIKPLLKVAKLLHYRGFHITFVNTEFNHKRFLKSLGPNSLDGLPDFRFETIPDGLPPSDDDATQHAPSLCDAIRKKLSLPPFLDLLKKLNPPVTCIFSDWLMLYSVEAAEQLGVPVIMFVSFAACVFMAISHYPALVHREFAPLKDEECLTNGFLDTVIDWIPGIKEIRLKDLPTFFRTTNPEDSLFNNMMEAAAISHKASAVVIPSFEELEPDVLDVMKSSMKSLNVYTIGPLQLLLNNVPEDMNSKHIEDSLWKEEKECLQWLDTKPPNSVVYVNFGSFVVLTPQQLVEFGMGLVNSNQAFLWIIRPDLVAGESAVSTAEFVRELANKERGLIASWCPQEQVLNHPSIGGFLTHCGWNSTIESLSAGVPMLCWPFFADQQTNCRYSCREWGVGMEIESDVNRDDIEKLLRELMEEGEKGKKMKEKAMEWKKLAQEAAGLNGSSSINFDSSTISYSAQEREDWEIQDQFLIGWLKGTIDRKPILIYKFKVLLTLIEKAILMITGAAALATNLVLHAKVKRVELDLSFVREKVASKSLEVKYIPTEEQLADIFTKAFGITRFLYLKQKLHLQDTKTATMA, encoded by the exons atggattcaaattcaagaaaaccAGATAAGCCTCATGTCGTATTCCTTCCCTTTCCAGCCCAGGGCCACATTAAACCATTGCTAAAAGTAGCAAAGCTCCTCCATTACAGAGGTTTCCACATAACCTTTGTAAACACAGAGTTCAACCACAAACGATTTCTCAAATCTCTCGGTCCAAACTCTCTCGATGGCTTGCCGGATTTTCGATTCGAAACCATTCCCGATGGCCTCCCACCTTCAGATGACGATGCTACACAACACGCCCCTTCCCTTTGCGATgccattagaaaaaaattaagcttGCCTCCATTTCTTGACCTCCTTAAAAAGCTTAATCCACCTGTCACTTGCATCTTCTCCGATTGGCTCATGCTCTACTCCGTCGAAGCTGCTGAACAACTTGGTGTTCCTGTGATCATGTTTGTTAGCTTCGCTGCATGTGTTTTCATGGCAATCAGTCACTATCCAGCTCTTGTTCATAGAGAATTTGCCCCGCTAAAAG ATGAGGAGTGTTTAACAAATGGGTTTCTGGACACCGTCATAGATTGGATACCAGGAATAAAAGAAATCCGTCTGAAGGATCTCCCAACCTTTTTTCGAACAACAAATCCGGAAGACAGCTTGTTCAACAATATGATGGAAGCAGCTGCGATAAGTCATAAAGCTTCAGCAGTTGTTATTCCCAGTTTCGAAGAGTTAGAGCCGGATGTTTTAGACGTCatgaaatcatcaatgaagtcTCTAAACGTTTATACGATTGGACCTCTCCAACTTCTCCTGAACAATGTACCAGAAGACATGAATTCCAAGCACATCGAAGACAGTCTttggaaggaagaaaaagagtgCCTCCAATGGCTGGATACAAAGCCACCGAACTCAGTTGTGTATGTTAATTTCGGAAGCTTCGTAGTGCTTACGCCGCAACAACTGGTTGAGTTCGGTATGGGACTTGTAAATAGCAACCAAGCGTTCTTGTGGATAATTAGGCCGGATTTGGTTGCCGGTGAATCGGCGGTTTCGACGGCTGAGTTTGTGAGAGAGTTAGCCAATAAAGAAAGGGGTTTGATAGCAAGTTGGTGTCCACAAGAGCAAGTTCTAAATCACCCTTCGATTGGAGGATTTTTGACACACTGTGGATGGAATTCAACGATTGAGAGTTTATCCGCTGGAGTGCCTATGCTGTGTTGGCCATTCTTTGCAGACCAACAAACGAATTGCAGATATAGTTGCAGAGAATGGGGGGTGGGAATGGAGATTGAGAGTGACGTAAACAGAGATGATATAGAAAAGCTTTTGAGAGAGCTAATGGAAGAAGGAGAGAAAggtaagaaaatgaaagaaaaggcTATGGAGTGGAAGAAATTGGCTCAAGAGGCCGCTGGTCTGAATGGTTCTTCTTCCATTAACTTTGATAG CTCAACGATTAGCTACTCAGCTCAAGAACGAGAAGATTGGGAAATTCAAGATCAGTTTCTTATTGGTTGGCTCAAAGGCACCATTGATAGAAAG CCAATTCTCATTTACAAGTTCAAGGTTTTACTGACTTTGATTGAGAAAGCAATATTGATGATCACAG GTGCAGCAGCTTTAGCAACAAACCTAGTTCTGCATGCTAAAGTTAAACGCGTTGAGCTTGATTTGTCTTTTGTGCGTGAGAAAGTGGCTTCTAAGTCTTTAGAAGTTAAGTACATACCAACTGAAGAACAGCTTGCTGATATCTTCACAAAAGCTTTTGGAATAACAAGGTTCTTATACTTAAAACAGAAACTTCATCTTCAAGACACCAAGACAGCAACAATGGCTTGA
- the LOC107416783 gene encoding 7-deoxyloganetin glucosyltransferase-like isoform X6, whose product MDSNSRKPDKPHVVFLPFPAQGHIKPLLKVAKLLHYRGFHITFVNTEFNHKRFLKSLGPNSLDGLPDFRFETIPDGLPPSDDDATQHAPSLCDAIRKKLSLPPFLDLLKKLNPPVTCIFSDWLMLYSVEAAEQLGVPVIMFVSFAACVFMAISHYPALVHREFAPLKDEECLTNGFLDTVIDWIPGIKEIRLKDLPTFFRTTNPEDSLFNNMMEAAAISHKASAVVIPSFEELEPDVLDVMKSSMKSLNVYTIGPLQLLLNNVPEDMNSKHIEDSLWKEEKECLQWLDTKPPNSVVYVNFGSFVVLTPQQLVEFGMGLVNSNQAFLWIIRPDLVAGESAVSTAEFVRELANKERGLIASWCPQEQVLNHPSIGGFLTHCGWNSTIESLSAGVPMLCWPFFADQQTNCRYSCREWGVGMEIESDVNRDDIEKLLRELMEEGEKGKKMKEKAMEWKKLAQEAAGLNGSSSINFDRATFHGRKTKLDASNLSLCQ is encoded by the exons atggattcaaattcaagaaaaccAGATAAGCCTCATGTCGTATTCCTTCCCTTTCCAGCCCAGGGCCACATTAAACCATTGCTAAAAGTAGCAAAGCTCCTCCATTACAGAGGTTTCCACATAACCTTTGTAAACACAGAGTTCAACCACAAACGATTTCTCAAATCTCTCGGTCCAAACTCTCTCGATGGCTTGCCGGATTTTCGATTCGAAACCATTCCCGATGGCCTCCCACCTTCAGATGACGATGCTACACAACACGCCCCTTCCCTTTGCGATgccattagaaaaaaattaagcttGCCTCCATTTCTTGACCTCCTTAAAAAGCTTAATCCACCTGTCACTTGCATCTTCTCCGATTGGCTCATGCTCTACTCCGTCGAAGCTGCTGAACAACTTGGTGTTCCTGTGATCATGTTTGTTAGCTTCGCTGCATGTGTTTTCATGGCAATCAGTCACTATCCAGCTCTTGTTCATAGAGAATTTGCCCCGCTAAAAG ATGAGGAGTGTTTAACAAATGGGTTTCTGGACACCGTCATAGATTGGATACCAGGAATAAAAGAAATCCGTCTGAAGGATCTCCCAACCTTTTTTCGAACAACAAATCCGGAAGACAGCTTGTTCAACAATATGATGGAAGCAGCTGCGATAAGTCATAAAGCTTCAGCAGTTGTTATTCCCAGTTTCGAAGAGTTAGAGCCGGATGTTTTAGACGTCatgaaatcatcaatgaagtcTCTAAACGTTTATACGATTGGACCTCTCCAACTTCTCCTGAACAATGTACCAGAAGACATGAATTCCAAGCACATCGAAGACAGTCTttggaaggaagaaaaagagtgCCTCCAATGGCTGGATACAAAGCCACCGAACTCAGTTGTGTATGTTAATTTCGGAAGCTTCGTAGTGCTTACGCCGCAACAACTGGTTGAGTTCGGTATGGGACTTGTAAATAGCAACCAAGCGTTCTTGTGGATAATTAGGCCGGATTTGGTTGCCGGTGAATCGGCGGTTTCGACGGCTGAGTTTGTGAGAGAGTTAGCCAATAAAGAAAGGGGTTTGATAGCAAGTTGGTGTCCACAAGAGCAAGTTCTAAATCACCCTTCGATTGGAGGATTTTTGACACACTGTGGATGGAATTCAACGATTGAGAGTTTATCCGCTGGAGTGCCTATGCTGTGTTGGCCATTCTTTGCAGACCAACAAACGAATTGCAGATATAGTTGCAGAGAATGGGGGGTGGGAATGGAGATTGAGAGTGACGTAAACAGAGATGATATAGAAAAGCTTTTGAGAGAGCTAATGGAAGAAGGAGAGAAAggtaagaaaatgaaagaaaaggcTATGGAGTGGAAGAAATTGGCTCAAGAGGCCGCTGGTCTGAATGGTTCTTCTTCCATTAACTTTGATAG AGCCACTTTCCATGGCAGAAAAACAAAGCTCGATGCTAGCAATCTCTCCCTTTGCCAATAA
- the LOC107416783 gene encoding 7-deoxyloganetin glucosyltransferase-like isoform X2, which translates to MDSNSRKPDKPHVVFLPFPAQGHIKPLLKVAKLLHYRGFHITFVNTEFNHKRFLKSLGPNSLDGLPDFRFETIPDGLPPSDDDATQHAPSLCDAIRKKLSLPPFLDLLKKLNPPVTCIFSDWLMLYSVEAAEQLGVPVIMFVSFAACVFMAISHYPALVHREFAPLKDEECLTNGFLDTVIDWIPGIKEIRLKDLPTFFRTTNPEDSLFNNMMEAAAISHKASAVVIPSFEELEPDVLDVMKSSMKSLNVYTIGPLQLLLNNVPEDMNSKHIEDSLWKEEKECLQWLDTKPPNSVVYVNFGSFVVLTPQQLVEFGMGLVNSNQAFLWIIRPDLVAGESAVSTAEFVRELANKERGLIASWCPQEQVLNHPSIGGFLTHCGWNSTIESLSAGVPMLCWPFFADQQTNCRYSCREWGVGMEIESDVNRDDIEKLLRELMEEGEKGKKMKEKAMEWKKLAQEAAGLNGSSSINFDSSTISYSAQEREDWEIQDQFLIGWLKGTIDRKNDLSTENYILKMKDLLEIWSPLVIKSQSMI; encoded by the exons atggattcaaattcaagaaaaccAGATAAGCCTCATGTCGTATTCCTTCCCTTTCCAGCCCAGGGCCACATTAAACCATTGCTAAAAGTAGCAAAGCTCCTCCATTACAGAGGTTTCCACATAACCTTTGTAAACACAGAGTTCAACCACAAACGATTTCTCAAATCTCTCGGTCCAAACTCTCTCGATGGCTTGCCGGATTTTCGATTCGAAACCATTCCCGATGGCCTCCCACCTTCAGATGACGATGCTACACAACACGCCCCTTCCCTTTGCGATgccattagaaaaaaattaagcttGCCTCCATTTCTTGACCTCCTTAAAAAGCTTAATCCACCTGTCACTTGCATCTTCTCCGATTGGCTCATGCTCTACTCCGTCGAAGCTGCTGAACAACTTGGTGTTCCTGTGATCATGTTTGTTAGCTTCGCTGCATGTGTTTTCATGGCAATCAGTCACTATCCAGCTCTTGTTCATAGAGAATTTGCCCCGCTAAAAG ATGAGGAGTGTTTAACAAATGGGTTTCTGGACACCGTCATAGATTGGATACCAGGAATAAAAGAAATCCGTCTGAAGGATCTCCCAACCTTTTTTCGAACAACAAATCCGGAAGACAGCTTGTTCAACAATATGATGGAAGCAGCTGCGATAAGTCATAAAGCTTCAGCAGTTGTTATTCCCAGTTTCGAAGAGTTAGAGCCGGATGTTTTAGACGTCatgaaatcatcaatgaagtcTCTAAACGTTTATACGATTGGACCTCTCCAACTTCTCCTGAACAATGTACCAGAAGACATGAATTCCAAGCACATCGAAGACAGTCTttggaaggaagaaaaagagtgCCTCCAATGGCTGGATACAAAGCCACCGAACTCAGTTGTGTATGTTAATTTCGGAAGCTTCGTAGTGCTTACGCCGCAACAACTGGTTGAGTTCGGTATGGGACTTGTAAATAGCAACCAAGCGTTCTTGTGGATAATTAGGCCGGATTTGGTTGCCGGTGAATCGGCGGTTTCGACGGCTGAGTTTGTGAGAGAGTTAGCCAATAAAGAAAGGGGTTTGATAGCAAGTTGGTGTCCACAAGAGCAAGTTCTAAATCACCCTTCGATTGGAGGATTTTTGACACACTGTGGATGGAATTCAACGATTGAGAGTTTATCCGCTGGAGTGCCTATGCTGTGTTGGCCATTCTTTGCAGACCAACAAACGAATTGCAGATATAGTTGCAGAGAATGGGGGGTGGGAATGGAGATTGAGAGTGACGTAAACAGAGATGATATAGAAAAGCTTTTGAGAGAGCTAATGGAAGAAGGAGAGAAAggtaagaaaatgaaagaaaaggcTATGGAGTGGAAGAAATTGGCTCAAGAGGCCGCTGGTCTGAATGGTTCTTCTTCCATTAACTTTGATAG CTCAACGATTAGCTACTCAGCTCAAGAACGAGAAGATTGGGAAATTCAAGATCAGTTTCTTATTGGTTGGCTCAAAGGCACCATTGATAGAAAG AATGATCTCTCGACTGAGAATTATATTCTCAAGATGAAGGATTTGTTGGAAATTTGGTCGCCACTGGTGATAAAGTCACAGAGCATGATCTAA
- the LOC107416783 gene encoding 7-deoxyloganetin glucosyltransferase-like isoform X3, whose translation MDSNSRKPDKPHVVFLPFPAQGHIKPLLKVAKLLHYRGFHITFVNTEFNHKRFLKSLGPNSLDGLPDFRFETIPDGLPPSDDDATQHAPSLCDAIRKKLSLPPFLDLLKKLNPPVTCIFSDWLMLYSVEAAEQLGVPVIMFVSFAACVFMAISHYPALVHREFAPLKDEECLTNGFLDTVIDWIPGIKEIRLKDLPTFFRTTNPEDSLFNNMMEAAAISHKASAVVIPSFEELEPDVLDVMKSSMKSLNVYTIGPLQLLLNNVPEDMNSKHIEDSLWKEEKECLQWLDTKPPNSVVYVNFGSFVVLTPQQLVEFGMGLVNSNQAFLWIIRPDLVAGESAVSTAEFVRELANKERGLIASWCPQEQVLNHPSIGGFLTHCGWNSTIESLSAGVPMLCWPFFADQQTNCRYSCREWGVGMEIESDVNRDDIEKLLRELMEEGEKGKKMKEKAMEWKKLAQEAAGLNGSSSINFDSSTISYSAQEREDWEIQDQFLIGWLKGTIDRKARKLDPHPQRPPLILRGS comes from the exons atggattcaaattcaagaaaaccAGATAAGCCTCATGTCGTATTCCTTCCCTTTCCAGCCCAGGGCCACATTAAACCATTGCTAAAAGTAGCAAAGCTCCTCCATTACAGAGGTTTCCACATAACCTTTGTAAACACAGAGTTCAACCACAAACGATTTCTCAAATCTCTCGGTCCAAACTCTCTCGATGGCTTGCCGGATTTTCGATTCGAAACCATTCCCGATGGCCTCCCACCTTCAGATGACGATGCTACACAACACGCCCCTTCCCTTTGCGATgccattagaaaaaaattaagcttGCCTCCATTTCTTGACCTCCTTAAAAAGCTTAATCCACCTGTCACTTGCATCTTCTCCGATTGGCTCATGCTCTACTCCGTCGAAGCTGCTGAACAACTTGGTGTTCCTGTGATCATGTTTGTTAGCTTCGCTGCATGTGTTTTCATGGCAATCAGTCACTATCCAGCTCTTGTTCATAGAGAATTTGCCCCGCTAAAAG ATGAGGAGTGTTTAACAAATGGGTTTCTGGACACCGTCATAGATTGGATACCAGGAATAAAAGAAATCCGTCTGAAGGATCTCCCAACCTTTTTTCGAACAACAAATCCGGAAGACAGCTTGTTCAACAATATGATGGAAGCAGCTGCGATAAGTCATAAAGCTTCAGCAGTTGTTATTCCCAGTTTCGAAGAGTTAGAGCCGGATGTTTTAGACGTCatgaaatcatcaatgaagtcTCTAAACGTTTATACGATTGGACCTCTCCAACTTCTCCTGAACAATGTACCAGAAGACATGAATTCCAAGCACATCGAAGACAGTCTttggaaggaagaaaaagagtgCCTCCAATGGCTGGATACAAAGCCACCGAACTCAGTTGTGTATGTTAATTTCGGAAGCTTCGTAGTGCTTACGCCGCAACAACTGGTTGAGTTCGGTATGGGACTTGTAAATAGCAACCAAGCGTTCTTGTGGATAATTAGGCCGGATTTGGTTGCCGGTGAATCGGCGGTTTCGACGGCTGAGTTTGTGAGAGAGTTAGCCAATAAAGAAAGGGGTTTGATAGCAAGTTGGTGTCCACAAGAGCAAGTTCTAAATCACCCTTCGATTGGAGGATTTTTGACACACTGTGGATGGAATTCAACGATTGAGAGTTTATCCGCTGGAGTGCCTATGCTGTGTTGGCCATTCTTTGCAGACCAACAAACGAATTGCAGATATAGTTGCAGAGAATGGGGGGTGGGAATGGAGATTGAGAGTGACGTAAACAGAGATGATATAGAAAAGCTTTTGAGAGAGCTAATGGAAGAAGGAGAGAAAggtaagaaaatgaaagaaaaggcTATGGAGTGGAAGAAATTGGCTCAAGAGGCCGCTGGTCTGAATGGTTCTTCTTCCATTAACTTTGATAG CTCAACGATTAGCTACTCAGCTCAAGAACGAGAAGATTGGGAAATTCAAGATCAGTTTCTTATTGGTTGGCTCAAAGGCACCATTGATAGAAAG GCGAGGAAATTAGATCCCCATCCTCAACGACCACCCCTAATTCTCAGAGGTAGCTAG
- the LOC107416783 gene encoding 7-deoxyloganetin glucosyltransferase-like isoform X5 — protein MDSNSRKPDKPHVVFLPFPAQGHIKPLLKVAKLLHYRGFHITFVNTEFNHKRFLKSLGPNSLDGLPDFRFETIPDGLPPSDDDATQHAPSLCDAIRKKLSLPPFLDLLKKLNPPVTCIFSDWLMLYSVEAAEQLGVPVIMFVSFAACVFMAISHYPALVHREFAPLKDEECLTNGFLDTVIDWIPGIKEIRLKDLPTFFRTTNPEDSLFNNMMEAAAISHKASAVVIPSFEELEPDVLDVMKSSMKSLNVYTIGPLQLLLNNVPEDMNSKHIEDSLWKEEKECLQWLDTKPPNSVVYVNFGSFVVLTPQQLVEFGMGLVNSNQAFLWIIRPDLVAGESAVSTAEFVRELANKERGLIASWCPQEQVLNHPSIGGFLTHCGWNSTIESLSAGVPMLCWPFFADQQTNCRYSCREWGVGMEIESDVNRDDIEKLLRELMEEGEKGKKMKEKAMEWKKLAQEAAGLNGSSSINFDSSTISYSAQEREDWEIQDQFLIGWLKGTIDRK, from the exons atggattcaaattcaagaaaaccAGATAAGCCTCATGTCGTATTCCTTCCCTTTCCAGCCCAGGGCCACATTAAACCATTGCTAAAAGTAGCAAAGCTCCTCCATTACAGAGGTTTCCACATAACCTTTGTAAACACAGAGTTCAACCACAAACGATTTCTCAAATCTCTCGGTCCAAACTCTCTCGATGGCTTGCCGGATTTTCGATTCGAAACCATTCCCGATGGCCTCCCACCTTCAGATGACGATGCTACACAACACGCCCCTTCCCTTTGCGATgccattagaaaaaaattaagcttGCCTCCATTTCTTGACCTCCTTAAAAAGCTTAATCCACCTGTCACTTGCATCTTCTCCGATTGGCTCATGCTCTACTCCGTCGAAGCTGCTGAACAACTTGGTGTTCCTGTGATCATGTTTGTTAGCTTCGCTGCATGTGTTTTCATGGCAATCAGTCACTATCCAGCTCTTGTTCATAGAGAATTTGCCCCGCTAAAAG ATGAGGAGTGTTTAACAAATGGGTTTCTGGACACCGTCATAGATTGGATACCAGGAATAAAAGAAATCCGTCTGAAGGATCTCCCAACCTTTTTTCGAACAACAAATCCGGAAGACAGCTTGTTCAACAATATGATGGAAGCAGCTGCGATAAGTCATAAAGCTTCAGCAGTTGTTATTCCCAGTTTCGAAGAGTTAGAGCCGGATGTTTTAGACGTCatgaaatcatcaatgaagtcTCTAAACGTTTATACGATTGGACCTCTCCAACTTCTCCTGAACAATGTACCAGAAGACATGAATTCCAAGCACATCGAAGACAGTCTttggaaggaagaaaaagagtgCCTCCAATGGCTGGATACAAAGCCACCGAACTCAGTTGTGTATGTTAATTTCGGAAGCTTCGTAGTGCTTACGCCGCAACAACTGGTTGAGTTCGGTATGGGACTTGTAAATAGCAACCAAGCGTTCTTGTGGATAATTAGGCCGGATTTGGTTGCCGGTGAATCGGCGGTTTCGACGGCTGAGTTTGTGAGAGAGTTAGCCAATAAAGAAAGGGGTTTGATAGCAAGTTGGTGTCCACAAGAGCAAGTTCTAAATCACCCTTCGATTGGAGGATTTTTGACACACTGTGGATGGAATTCAACGATTGAGAGTTTATCCGCTGGAGTGCCTATGCTGTGTTGGCCATTCTTTGCAGACCAACAAACGAATTGCAGATATAGTTGCAGAGAATGGGGGGTGGGAATGGAGATTGAGAGTGACGTAAACAGAGATGATATAGAAAAGCTTTTGAGAGAGCTAATGGAAGAAGGAGAGAAAggtaagaaaatgaaagaaaaggcTATGGAGTGGAAGAAATTGGCTCAAGAGGCCGCTGGTCTGAATGGTTCTTCTTCCATTAACTTTGATAG CTCAACGATTAGCTACTCAGCTCAAGAACGAGAAGATTGGGAAATTCAAGATCAGTTTCTTATTGGTTGGCTCAAAGGCACCATTGATAGAAAG TAA
- the LOC107416783 gene encoding 7-deoxyloganetin glucosyltransferase-like isoform X7, whose amino-acid sequence MDSNSRKPDKPHVVFLPFPAQGHIKPLLKVAKLLHYRGFHITFVNTEFNHKRFLKSLGPNSLDGLPDFRFETIPDGLPPSDDDATQHAPSLCDAIRKKLSLPPFLDLLKKLNPPVTCIFSDWLMLYSVEAAEQLGVPVIMFVSFAACVFMAISHYPALVHREFAPLKDEECLTNGFLDTVIDWIPGIKEIRLKDLPTFFRTTNPEDSLFNNMMEAAAISHKASAVVIPSFEELEPDVLDVMKSSMKSLNVYTIGPLQLLLNNVPEDMNSKHIEDSLWKEEKECLQWLDTKPPNSVVYVNFGSFVVLTPQQLVEFGMGLVNSNQAFLWIIRPDLVAGESAVSTAEFVRELANKERGLIASWCPQEQVLNHPSIGGFLTHCGWNSTIESLSAGVPMLCWPFFADQQTNCRYSCREWGVGMEIESDVNRDDIEKLLRELMEEGEKGKKMKEKAMEWKKLAQEAAGLNGSSSINFDRKTKLDASNLSLCQ is encoded by the exons atggattcaaattcaagaaaaccAGATAAGCCTCATGTCGTATTCCTTCCCTTTCCAGCCCAGGGCCACATTAAACCATTGCTAAAAGTAGCAAAGCTCCTCCATTACAGAGGTTTCCACATAACCTTTGTAAACACAGAGTTCAACCACAAACGATTTCTCAAATCTCTCGGTCCAAACTCTCTCGATGGCTTGCCGGATTTTCGATTCGAAACCATTCCCGATGGCCTCCCACCTTCAGATGACGATGCTACACAACACGCCCCTTCCCTTTGCGATgccattagaaaaaaattaagcttGCCTCCATTTCTTGACCTCCTTAAAAAGCTTAATCCACCTGTCACTTGCATCTTCTCCGATTGGCTCATGCTCTACTCCGTCGAAGCTGCTGAACAACTTGGTGTTCCTGTGATCATGTTTGTTAGCTTCGCTGCATGTGTTTTCATGGCAATCAGTCACTATCCAGCTCTTGTTCATAGAGAATTTGCCCCGCTAAAAG ATGAGGAGTGTTTAACAAATGGGTTTCTGGACACCGTCATAGATTGGATACCAGGAATAAAAGAAATCCGTCTGAAGGATCTCCCAACCTTTTTTCGAACAACAAATCCGGAAGACAGCTTGTTCAACAATATGATGGAAGCAGCTGCGATAAGTCATAAAGCTTCAGCAGTTGTTATTCCCAGTTTCGAAGAGTTAGAGCCGGATGTTTTAGACGTCatgaaatcatcaatgaagtcTCTAAACGTTTATACGATTGGACCTCTCCAACTTCTCCTGAACAATGTACCAGAAGACATGAATTCCAAGCACATCGAAGACAGTCTttggaaggaagaaaaagagtgCCTCCAATGGCTGGATACAAAGCCACCGAACTCAGTTGTGTATGTTAATTTCGGAAGCTTCGTAGTGCTTACGCCGCAACAACTGGTTGAGTTCGGTATGGGACTTGTAAATAGCAACCAAGCGTTCTTGTGGATAATTAGGCCGGATTTGGTTGCCGGTGAATCGGCGGTTTCGACGGCTGAGTTTGTGAGAGAGTTAGCCAATAAAGAAAGGGGTTTGATAGCAAGTTGGTGTCCACAAGAGCAAGTTCTAAATCACCCTTCGATTGGAGGATTTTTGACACACTGTGGATGGAATTCAACGATTGAGAGTTTATCCGCTGGAGTGCCTATGCTGTGTTGGCCATTCTTTGCAGACCAACAAACGAATTGCAGATATAGTTGCAGAGAATGGGGGGTGGGAATGGAGATTGAGAGTGACGTAAACAGAGATGATATAGAAAAGCTTTTGAGAGAGCTAATGGAAGAAGGAGAGAAAggtaagaaaatgaaagaaaaggcTATGGAGTGGAAGAAATTGGCTCAAGAGGCCGCTGGTCTGAATGGTTCTTCTTCCATTAACTTTGATAG AAAAACAAAGCTCGATGCTAGCAATCTCTCCCTTTGCCAATAA